One Prolixibacteraceae bacterium DNA segment encodes these proteins:
- a CDS encoding ISL3 family transposase, whose protein sequence is MNTSSIYHCLGLQDQQLLSTSYVGDTIQLKVKTKKDKLRCSRCKRMHVICCGVVERSFKGPMIGKKKCVIIIDVQRLYCKKCKIVRQEHLRFAKEQKSYIRSLEKMVLLLSSHMTIQSISRLLDLNWNIVKDIIKSHLKSKYHSPGLKGVKHIAIDEFAVRKGHVYMTCVYDLDKGVVLHVGKGKGSESLVPFWKRIKINKVQIESVAIDMSAAYILSVKTNAPKATMVFDHFHIIKKLNETISKIRRDLYNKEKDKVIKKSLKGSRWLLLKNPENLNLQKGEDSRLEKVLETNTTLFYAYYLKEELRELWNQDNIRDASKLLKQWIEEANETEIPQLKKMVELLTKHKTGILNWYKCNISTGPLEGINNKIKTLKRQAYGYRDLDFFMLKIKAMHQDIYAKCG, encoded by the coding sequence ATGAATACCAGTAGTATATATCATTGTTTAGGATTACAAGACCAGCAATTATTATCCACATCCTATGTTGGAGATACCATCCAACTTAAAGTTAAAACAAAAAAAGACAAACTACGTTGTAGTCGCTGTAAAAGAATGCATGTTATTTGTTGTGGAGTTGTTGAACGTAGTTTCAAGGGGCCAATGATAGGCAAAAAGAAGTGCGTTATTATCATAGATGTTCAACGCCTTTATTGCAAGAAATGCAAGATCGTACGTCAGGAACATTTAAGGTTTGCAAAAGAGCAGAAGTCCTATATTCGATCTTTAGAGAAGATGGTTTTACTTCTCTCTTCTCATATGACGATTCAATCAATCAGTCGACTTTTAGATCTTAACTGGAATATTGTAAAAGATATCATTAAGTCTCACTTAAAATCAAAATATCATTCTCCTGGGCTAAAGGGGGTGAAACATATTGCTATCGATGAATTCGCAGTGAGGAAGGGACATGTATACATGACTTGTGTATATGACTTAGATAAAGGAGTCGTTTTGCATGTAGGGAAAGGTAAAGGTTCCGAATCATTGGTTCCATTTTGGAAACGAATAAAGATCAATAAAGTCCAAATAGAATCTGTTGCTATTGATATGTCAGCTGCCTATATCCTTTCAGTAAAGACCAATGCACCTAAAGCTACTATGGTATTTGACCATTTCCATATAATAAAGAAACTAAATGAGACTATAAGTAAAATTAGAAGAGATCTTTACAACAAAGAGAAGGATAAGGTTATCAAGAAAAGTTTAAAAGGAAGTCGTTGGCTATTGTTAAAGAACCCAGAGAATCTCAACCTTCAGAAAGGGGAAGACTCAAGACTTGAAAAAGTATTAGAAACGAATACCACCTTGTTTTACGCATATTATTTGAAAGAAGAATTGAGGGAATTATGGAATCAAGATAATATTAGAGACGCTTCAAAATTACTTAAACAATGGATAGAAGAGGCAAATGAGACTGAAATCCCTCAGCTTAAGAAAATGGTAGAACTATTGACCAAACACAAAACAGGAATTCTAAATTGGTATAAGTGCAATATCTCCACGGGGCCTTTAGAAGGAATAAATAACAAGATTAAAACCTTAAAAAGACAAGCATATGGCTATCGTGACTTAGATTTTTTTATGTTAAAAATAAAAGCAATGCATCAAGATATATACGCAAAATGTGGATGA
- a CDS encoding sel1 repeat family protein, whose amino-acid sequence MKRFSFISLLLLLIVQADGFSETLEDKKTYLLVERSRYTIYHSQDKIAKQKALEVINQLADQNNGMALNALGLIYMKGKISEKDTLKACQYFTKASEQGVGDAMCNLAKLYRTGRGGIPKNKELAFKYYKMAADINHSIGVFWTGKCYYRGEGTEKNYDEAYKWFLQGEKQETLPAKFRRGVCLFKGRGVEKDREAGIKIIKECLNEGYSHAKVYLKYNKIEL is encoded by the coding sequence ATGAAACGATTCTCATTTATATCTCTTCTACTTCTACTTATAGTTCAAGCAGATGGATTTTCAGAAACGTTAGAAGATAAAAAAACATACCTACTTGTTGAACGATCTAGATATACTATCTATCATTCCCAAGATAAGATAGCCAAACAGAAAGCATTGGAGGTTATCAACCAACTTGCTGATCAAAACAATGGTATGGCATTAAATGCTTTAGGTCTTATCTACATGAAAGGTAAAATTTCAGAGAAAGACACACTCAAAGCATGTCAATACTTTACAAAAGCCTCCGAACAAGGGGTTGGCGATGCAATGTGTAACTTAGCAAAGCTCTACAGAACAGGAAGAGGTGGCATTCCTAAAAACAAAGAATTGGCATTCAAGTACTACAAAATGGCTGCTGATATTAATCATAGTATTGGAGTATTTTGGACTGGGAAATGTTATTATCGTGGAGAAGGGACAGAAAAAAACTATGATGAAGCATATAAATGGTTTCTACAAGGAGAAAAACAAGAAACCCTTCCTGCTAAATTTAGACGAGGAGTATGTCTATTCAAAGGAAGAGGTGTCGAGAAAGATCGAGAAGCAGGAATTAAAATTATAAAAGAGTGCCTTAATGAAGGGTATTCACATGCAAAGGTGTATCTCAAATACAATAAGATTGAATTATAA
- the ispE gene encoding 4-(cytidine 5'-diphospho)-2-C-methyl-D-erythritol kinase, with protein sequence MLYFPNAKINIGLHITSKREDGFHNLSTLFYPTKLSDGLEIVRSERDESHLSLSGLKIDGSAKDNLVYKAYEMIHAKYNIPVVDLHLHKKIPFGAGLGGGSSDASFVLKGLNKMFDLHISNEMLMDMAAELGSDCPFFIINEPCFATGRGDVLTPSLLSLKGYRLVLVHPNIMVSTPDAFRYVVPQVPDIPLEESLSMPITRWKDHVVNHFEKSVFCQYPKIKELKDKLYQLGATYASMSGSGSTVFALFEEYVPWSKEMLSPSYFVWDEVL encoded by the coding sequence ATGCTTTACTTTCCCAATGCTAAGATTAATATAGGGTTGCACATCACCTCGAAAAGAGAAGATGGGTTTCATAACTTGTCCACTCTGTTCTATCCCACAAAACTTTCTGATGGCTTAGAAATTGTAAGAAGTGAAAGAGATGAGAGTCATTTAAGTTTGTCTGGTTTAAAGATCGATGGATCTGCAAAGGATAACTTGGTTTATAAGGCTTACGAAATGATTCATGCTAAATATAATATTCCTGTGGTAGATTTGCATCTACATAAAAAGATTCCTTTTGGTGCAGGTTTAGGTGGAGGATCTTCCGATGCCTCTTTTGTTTTAAAAGGATTGAATAAGATGTTTGACCTCCATATATCCAATGAGATGCTTATGGATATGGCGGCTGAATTGGGGAGTGATTGTCCTTTCTTCATCATAAATGAGCCATGTTTTGCTACTGGACGAGGAGATGTGTTAACCCCTAGTTTATTATCTCTTAAGGGTTATCGTTTGGTCTTAGTTCATCCAAATATAATGGTCTCGACTCCTGATGCATTTCGTTATGTCGTGCCACAAGTGCCAGACATTCCATTAGAAGAGTCATTGTCTATGCCTATAACAAGATGGAAAGACCATGTAGTAAACCATTTTGAGAAAAGTGTGTTTTGTCAATATCCTAAGATAAAAGAGTTAAAGGATAAGTTATACCAACTTGGAGCAACTTATGCATCGATGAGTGGAAGTGGTTCTACCGTTTTTGCCTTATTTGAAGAATATGTACCATGGTCAAAAGAGATGTTGAGTCCTAGCTATTTTGTTTGGGACGAAGTATTATAG